Proteins from a single region of Tachysurus vachellii isolate PV-2020 chromosome 15, HZAU_Pvac_v1, whole genome shotgun sequence:
- the nherf4a gene encoding Na(+)/H(+) exchange regulatory cofactor NHE-RF3: protein MRYTTEPGDATDVPQKFTFNPKEGIDNPVLMISDDPEPDFCPRLCLLKREVGQGFGFCLRKESGCRGHVVHQVTPWSAAERSGLSDGDRILEVNEAFVDNQEYTKVVMKVQASGLQLCLLVLSAVEYERAVNEGIDLMALSRDHRGEGCARPRLCHIIRDPGIGLGLSISLIAGERGKYYLSPVSDGPAERAGVQAGDHLLSINGVLVSKLTHSALMKMVKKCGEYITILVVDSRSEESYKRRRLPILPAFASSHNLPYRPKTIHLIQGPQGYGFLLRQEKLTTGNIAHLLREVDPCSPAEAAGMEDGDLLLAVNGEQVEQAEHEDIVNRIRRSGQQVTLTTISIQGKDYYTQLGLSPLMFYEEYIPQKVCFPTNTLPSNKTPGPRLCALHREDTGFGFKLACSHIDNVIYVGQVEAGCAGERAGLREGDVIVEVNGQNVEHENLENVVTLIMKGGTSLMLLVVDKDGFEKLRTNGVPITPDVSTQVPDTTEDNFV, encoded by the exons ATGAGATACACTACAG AACCAGGAGATGCAACAGATGTGCCACA GAAGTTCACTTTTAACCCAAAAGAAGGGATTGACAATCCAGTGTTGATGATCTCAGATGACCCAG AGCCAGACTTTTGTCCACGCTTATGCCTGTTAAAACGAGAGGTAGGCCAAGGATTTGGCTTCTGTTTGCGGAAAGAGAGTGGCTGTAGGGGCCATGTTGTGCACCAAGTTACCCCATGGAGTGCAGCAGAGCGCAGTGGCTTGAGTGATGGAGACCGCATTTTAGAGGTCAATGAAGCATTTGTGGACAACCAAGAGTACACCAAG GTGGTGATGAAGGTGCAAGCATCTGGGCTACAGCTATGTCTGTTGGTCTTGAGTGCTGTGGAGTATGAAAGAGCTGTGAATGAAGGAATAGACCTCATGGCTCTATCCAGGGATCATCGAGGTGAAGGCTGTGCACGTCCTCGTTTGTGCCACATAATCAGAGATCCTGGCATTGGATTGGGACTCAGCATCAGTCTTATAGCGG gtgagaGAGGAAAGTATTATTTAAGTCCAGTAAGTGACGGCCCAGCAGAGAGGGCAGGGGTTCAGGCTGGAGATCATCTGCTCTCGATCAATGGTGTCCTTGTCTCAAAACTTACACATTCTGCACTGATGAAAATG gttAAAAAGTGTGGTGAATATATAACCATTTTGGTGGTAGACAGTAGAAGTGAAGAGAGCTATAAGCGACGAAGATTGCCCATTCTACCCGCTTTTGCCAGCTCTCATAACCTGCCCTACAGGCCAAAAACCATACACCTTATCCAGGGACCACAGGGCTATGGGTTCCTGTTACGACAAGAGAAACTAACTACAGGAAATATTG CTCACCTGCTGCGAGAGGTGGACCCGTGCAGCCCAGCTGAAGCAGCAGGGATGGAGGATGGGGATCTGCTCCTGGCCGTTAACGGAGAACAGGTGGAGCAAGCTGAGCATGAGGACATAGTCAACAGAATAAGGCGAAGCGGCCAGCAGGTCACACTTACTACCATCTCTATTCAAGGCAAAGACTACTACACACAG CTGGGGCTTTCACCACTGATGTTTTATGAAGAATACATTCCACAAAAAGTGTGTTTCCCCACAAACACCCTACCTTCCAACAAAACACCAGGACCTCGACTGTGTGCCCTTCACAGAGAGGACACAGGATTCGGCTTTAAGCTGGCATGCAGCCATATTGACAATGTCATCTACGTTGGCCAG GTAGAAGCTGGGTGTGCTGGAGAGAGAGCAGGGCTTCGGGAAGGGGATGTGATTGTGGAAGTGAACGGGCAGAATGTGGAGCATGAGAATTTGGAGAATGTGGTGACACTGATCATGAAGGGAGGCACTTCACTTATGTTGCTTGTAGTAGATAAGGATGGGTTCGAAAAACTCAGAACAAATGGTGTACCGATCACTCCAGATGTGAGCACACAG gttCCAGATACAACAGAAGACAACTTTGTATAA
- the phykpl gene encoding 5-phosphohydroxy-L-lysine phospho-lyase, whose amino-acid sequence MELEMFPKEHTLKMRKKMIGQSCRLFFSHDPVKIVRAQGQYLYDENGTQYLDCISNVQHVGHCHPSISRAAATQMELLNANTRFLHDNIIQYAERLAATLPKKLRVFYFVNSGSEANDLALRLARQYTQHEDVVVLDNAYHGHLTSLIDISPYKFRKLAGQKEWVHVAPVPDTYRGLYRADHPNPAEAYADSVKSLIDEAHKRGRKISSFFVESLPSVAGQIILPPGYFQRVAQYIRAAGGVFVADEIQTGFGRVGSHFWAFQLQGEDFCPDIVTMGKPMGNGHPLACVVTTEEIANAFTSNGVEYFNTFGGNPVSCAIGLAVLDVIEKEDLRSNAVCVGNHLMKLLRDLQATHPIIGDVRGVGLFVGFELVKDRKVLTPATDEAALLVRRLKEKHICLSTDGPWENVVKLKPPMCFSMQDAERVTEQIDHILTEIEGGLSELDNENKHG is encoded by the exons ATGGAGCTGGAAATGTTCCCCAAGGAACACACTTTGAAAATGCGCAAAAAGATGATTGG GCAGTCTTGCagactctttttctctcatgaCCCAGTGAAAATAGTGAGAGCACAAGGACAGTATTTATATGATGAAAATGGGACACAGTACTTAGACTGCATTAGCAATGTGCAGCATG TGGGTCACTGTCACCCCAGCATCAGTCGGGCTGCAGCAACTCAGATGGAGCTTCTTAATGCAAACACCAGGTTTCTACATGATAATATAATCCAGTATGCAGAACGCCTTGCAGCCACTTTACCCAAGAAGCTACGTGTCTTCTACTTTGTCAACTCAGG CTCAGAAGCGAATGATCTCGCCCTGCGGCTGGCCCGTCAGTACACCCAACATGAGGACGTTGTAGTTCTAGACAA TGCTTATCACGGCCATCTTACCAGTCTTATTGACATAAGTCCGTACAAGTTCCGTAAACTGGCAGGCCAAAAAGAGTGGGTTCATGTG GCACCAGTCCCTGATACATACAGAGGTCTTTACCGTGCAGATCATCCCAACCCAGCAGAAGCTTATGCAGATTCAGTGAAGAGTCTTATCGATGAAGCACATAAGCGAGGACGCAAG ATTTCATCATTCTTTGTAGAGTCCTTGCCCAGCGTTGCTGGACAGATCATCTTGCCACCTGGATACTTTCAAAGAGTTGCACA ataTATCCGGGCAGCCGGAGGCGTTTTTGTAGCGGATGAAATTCAGACAGGCTTTGGACGTGTAGGAAGCCACTTCTGGGCTTTTCAGCTTCAAGGGGAAGACTTCTGCCCAGACATTGTGACTATGGGCAAACCTATGGGCAACGGGCATCCTTTGGCATGTGTGGTTACCACAGAGGAGATAGCTAATGCCTTTACATCCAATGGAGTGGAATATTTCAACACT TTTGGTGGAAACCCAGTGTCCTGTGCAATCGGCCTTGCGGTACTAGATGTGATTGAGAAAGAGGACCTGAGAAGTAATGCAGTCTGTGTTGGAAATCATTTGATGAAGCTCCTTCGAGACCTCCAGGCTACACACCCAATTATTGGTGATGTGCG TGGTGTAGGTCTCTTTGTGGGCTTTGAACTGGTTAAAGACAGAAAGGTTTTAACCCCAGCAACAGATGAAGCAGCACTGCTTGTTAGGAG GTTGAAAGAGAAACATATATGCTTGAGCACAGATGGACCATGGGAGAACGTCGTCAAATTGAAACCCCCCATGTGTTTCAGCATGCAGGATGCTGAAAGGGTCACTGAACAAATTGATCACATTCTCACAG AAATTGAAGGTGGCCTTTCAGAACTGGACAACGAAAACAAACATGGTTAG